A single window of Nocardioides baekrokdamisoli DNA harbors:
- a CDS encoding adenylate/guanylate cyclase domain-containing protein encodes MTPPPTQYALAGEVSIAYKVVGDGPIDIVLVPGYLGHVELIWDVPSVVHMFERLGTFARVIQYDRRGTGLSDRLPRASTLEERVEDIRAVMQAVGSTSATLVGISEGAPTAILMATTHPDMVDNLVLYGGLARGTWAEDHPWAAPREDLLESSRATAPFLFEGAMAEVMAPSVADIDFARDFYARLQRYSASPSSLQQAFEAFLDIDVRALLPSVSQPTLVVHRRGDRAVNWRAGKYLADHIPGATYKELPGIDHAIYVGDADAVIDEIEHFMTGARRAVEVDRIVTTVMFVDIVGSTRTAAALGDSTWHDLLTAVTSVLRDQLRTHRGTEVKTLGDGLMATFDGPARSIRCAKAMIEATAPLGIELTVGLHTGEVEVTQDDDIAGLAVHLAARIGSAAQAGEILVSRTVRDLVAGSAIDFTDRGDHDFKGIPEPWRVYAVTS; translated from the coding sequence GTGACTCCCCCGCCGACCCAGTACGCCCTCGCCGGCGAGGTGTCGATCGCGTACAAGGTCGTCGGCGACGGCCCGATCGACATCGTCCTGGTCCCGGGCTACCTCGGCCACGTCGAGCTCATCTGGGACGTGCCGAGCGTCGTCCACATGTTCGAGCGACTTGGCACGTTTGCCCGGGTGATCCAGTACGACCGTCGCGGCACCGGCCTGTCCGACCGGCTGCCGCGAGCCTCGACGCTGGAGGAGCGGGTCGAGGACATCCGTGCGGTGATGCAGGCCGTCGGTTCGACCAGCGCCACCCTGGTCGGCATCTCGGAGGGTGCGCCGACCGCGATCCTGATGGCGACGACCCATCCCGACATGGTCGACAACCTCGTGCTCTACGGAGGTCTCGCCCGCGGCACGTGGGCCGAGGACCACCCCTGGGCGGCGCCGCGCGAGGACCTGCTCGAATCCTCCCGGGCGACCGCGCCCTTCCTGTTCGAGGGCGCGATGGCCGAGGTGATGGCACCCTCGGTCGCCGACATCGACTTCGCCCGCGACTTCTATGCACGACTCCAGCGCTACAGCGCCAGCCCGTCGTCGCTGCAACAAGCTTTCGAAGCCTTCCTGGACATCGACGTACGCGCCCTGCTCCCCTCGGTCAGCCAGCCGACCCTCGTGGTCCACCGCCGTGGCGACCGGGCCGTGAACTGGCGAGCTGGCAAGTACCTCGCCGATCACATCCCCGGGGCCACGTACAAGGAACTGCCCGGCATCGACCACGCGATCTACGTCGGCGACGCGGACGCGGTGATCGACGAGATCGAGCACTTCATGACCGGCGCCCGCCGCGCGGTCGAGGTCGACCGGATCGTCACGACCGTCATGTTCGTCGACATCGTCGGCTCGACCCGGACCGCGGCCGCCTTGGGCGACAGCACCTGGCACGACCTGCTGACCGCCGTCACCAGCGTCCTGCGCGACCAACTCCGTACCCATCGTGGCACCGAGGTGAAGACCCTCGGCGACGGGCTGATGGCAACCTTCGACGGCCCGGCGCGGTCGATCCGGTGCGCGAAGGCGATGATCGAAGCCACCGCGCCGTTGGGGATCGAACTCACAGTCGGACTCCACACCGGCGAGGTGGAGGTGACCCAGGACGACGACATCGCCGGGCTGGCCGTACACCTCGCGGCGCGCATCGGATCGGCCGCTCAGGCCGGCGAGATCCTGGTGTCGCGGACCGTACGCGATCTCGTCGCCGGGTCAGCGATCGACTTCACCGACCGAGGGGACCACGACTTCAAGGGCATCCCCGAGCCGTGGCGCGTGTACGCCGTCACTTCGTAG
- a CDS encoding lipocalin-like domain-containing protein: MRLTGLARGVLIAATASAVAGCGGSSSSGTPSTSPGATSSSPAVTTPAATPVTLASGLVGTWHADVHDLLAGTAALSHGMSFDCSGPVTVTFNADGTATDHLQMHCSIHGRPASGDVTSTGNYSVSGHHISFSNIHNTGGVQVMGITVPFPAAFSGSGADVSISGNQLSFDITAAGTTIHQVYHRG, from the coding sequence ATGAGACTGACTGGATTGGCCCGCGGCGTACTCATCGCCGCAACTGCAAGCGCCGTCGCCGGCTGTGGCGGCTCCTCCTCGAGCGGTACGCCGTCGACATCGCCAGGTGCCACGAGTTCGTCGCCCGCCGTCACGACTCCTGCGGCCACGCCCGTCACGCTCGCCAGTGGTCTTGTCGGGACCTGGCATGCCGACGTCCATGACCTGCTGGCGGGGACCGCCGCGCTGAGCCACGGCATGTCCTTCGACTGTTCCGGACCCGTCACGGTCACCTTCAACGCAGACGGGACGGCAACCGACCACCTGCAGATGCACTGCTCCATTCACGGCCGGCCGGCCAGCGGGGACGTGACCTCCACCGGCAACTACTCCGTGAGTGGCCATCACATCTCGTTCTCGAACATCCACAACACCGGGGGAGTCCAGGTGATGGGCATCACCGTGCCGTTCCCTGCCGCGTTCTCGGGCAGCGGCGCGGATGTCTCGATCAGCGGAAACCAACTGAGTTTCGACATCACGGCCGCCGGCACCACGATCCATCAGGTGTATCACCGCGGTTGA
- a CDS encoding maleylpyruvate isomerase family mycothiol-dependent enzyme, translated as MTDPSLDDLIVLWHTAVSDFRAFAADITDDQWHHATDLAGWDVAAVVAHIAHLEHVVAGGGHEPVDIGAPEHVKNVLGEYTEQGVVARRGRTRDELVTEIDEARVTRAASLAAAPPDPDATAPDVFGLLGWTNDTLLRNRIGDIWMHEQDLRRTLQRPGNLDGAVGTFVIKHYLRALGYALGKGAKAAIGQSARVDVGDITATAVIGEDGRGRAAEVPGPTTTISLSREAYIVLAGGRVPLDRVEVSFEGDGDLATRLLNALTVTP; from the coding sequence GTGACCGACCCATCGCTCGATGACCTGATCGTCCTGTGGCACACCGCGGTGAGCGATTTCCGCGCGTTCGCCGCCGACATCACCGATGACCAGTGGCACCACGCCACCGACCTTGCCGGCTGGGACGTCGCGGCGGTCGTCGCCCACATCGCCCACCTCGAGCACGTCGTCGCGGGTGGCGGCCACGAGCCGGTCGACATCGGCGCACCCGAGCACGTCAAGAACGTGTTGGGCGAATACACCGAGCAGGGCGTCGTGGCCCGCCGAGGACGTACGCGCGACGAACTGGTCACGGAGATCGACGAGGCTCGGGTGACCAGGGCTGCATCGCTGGCCGCAGCTCCTCCCGACCCTGATGCCACCGCGCCGGACGTGTTCGGGCTGCTCGGGTGGACCAACGACACCTTGCTGCGCAACCGGATCGGCGACATCTGGATGCATGAGCAGGACCTGCGCCGTACGTTGCAACGCCCGGGCAACCTCGACGGGGCCGTCGGCACCTTCGTGATCAAGCATTACCTGCGCGCACTCGGGTACGCCCTCGGCAAGGGCGCGAAGGCCGCCATCGGCCAGAGCGCGCGGGTCGACGTCGGTGACATCACGGCGACGGCGGTCATCGGTGAGGACGGCCGCGGACGCGCTGCCGAGGTGCCCGGACCGACCACGACCATCTCGCTCAGCCGCGAGGCGTACATCGTCCTGGCCGGCGGCCGTGTGCCGCTGGACCGGGTCGAGGTGTCGTTCGAGGGCGACGGCGACCTGGCCACCCGGCTCCTCAACGCCCTGACCGTGACGCCGTAG
- the smpB gene encoding SsrA-binding protein SmpB, which yields MPREKGRQLVAQNKKARHDYHVEDVFEAGLVLTGTEVKSLRQGRASLVDGFVDIEFGEAWLHGVHIPEYANGTWTNHSARRKRKLLLNKHEIREIEKEVSAKGVTVVPLSLYFSDGKAKIEIALARGKKSYDKRQSIAERTANRETEQALGRRLKGMAD from the coding sequence ATGCCCAGGGAGAAAGGTCGCCAGCTCGTCGCGCAGAACAAGAAGGCGCGCCACGACTATCACGTCGAGGATGTCTTCGAGGCGGGACTCGTGCTCACGGGCACCGAGGTCAAGTCGCTGCGCCAGGGGCGTGCTTCCCTGGTCGACGGCTTCGTCGACATCGAGTTCGGTGAGGCCTGGCTGCACGGCGTGCACATCCCGGAGTACGCCAATGGCACCTGGACCAACCACTCCGCCCGGCGCAAGCGCAAGCTCCTGCTCAACAAGCACGAGATCCGCGAGATCGAGAAGGAAGTCTCGGCCAAGGGTGTGACCGTGGTGCCGCTCTCGCTCTACTTCTCGGACGGCAAGGCCAAGATCGAGATCGCGCTCGCCCGGGGCAAGAAGTCGTACGACAAGCGGCAGTCGATCGCGGAGCGTACGGCCAATCGCGAGACCGAGCAGGCGCTCGGACGGCGCCTCAAGGGCATGGCCGACTGA
- a CDS encoding M23 family metallopeptidase, with translation MYPCETFPRRTAPRRVPLGRTVAIGAALALTAGAVSNPSHADDLRHKQRSIQSTEQKVQQDLDGSSAAYRKAQAHLAAVTSQLHSAKWRVTTVQHALRIAQANDRVWQKRLVAAQMKLATAQRDLGASQHAVAVQRQIVIGNTVTVGTGASSSASQMEAMLGSHSMADMTAAAEYGAIYSQMQSAIYDNLTAAESRMATRQQQVASATQEVAVGAAQAAAQVARVKHLQAEAVAARTQVTNLLRSAQKATHAAHQLALHDQAALNSLKAQEAQIIARILAQSGSDLHRDGVSTNGMLSYPLLGGGVLTSPYGYRINPIWGYYGLHDGDDFAAPCGTPEIAVQSGRVVSEYYSSVWGNRLFLDLGYIDGHNFTVIYNHMARYAVGVGAIVTRGQTVGYEGTTGWSTGCHIHFTVMRDGVAVDPMHYIA, from the coding sequence TTGTACCCGTGCGAGACCTTCCCCCGGCGCACGGCACCGCGACGCGTCCCTCTTGGCCGTACGGTTGCCATCGGTGCCGCGCTGGCCCTCACGGCCGGTGCGGTCTCCAACCCGTCCCACGCGGACGATCTGCGTCACAAGCAGCGCTCGATCCAGAGCACCGAGCAGAAGGTCCAGCAGGACCTCGACGGTTCCAGTGCGGCGTACCGGAAAGCGCAGGCGCACCTGGCCGCGGTGACCAGCCAGTTGCACAGCGCGAAGTGGCGTGTCACCACGGTCCAGCACGCGCTGCGCATCGCCCAGGCCAATGACCGCGTCTGGCAGAAGCGACTCGTGGCCGCCCAGATGAAACTTGCCACGGCGCAGCGCGATCTGGGTGCGAGTCAGCATGCCGTTGCAGTTCAGCGCCAGATCGTCATCGGCAACACGGTGACCGTCGGCACGGGTGCGAGTTCCTCGGCATCACAGATGGAAGCGATGCTCGGCTCGCACTCGATGGCAGACATGACTGCTGCAGCGGAGTACGGCGCCATCTACTCGCAGATGCAGTCTGCGATCTATGACAATCTGACGGCAGCCGAGAGCCGGATGGCGACCCGCCAGCAGCAGGTCGCGAGCGCCACCCAGGAGGTGGCCGTCGGTGCCGCCCAGGCCGCAGCGCAGGTCGCCCGGGTCAAACACCTTCAGGCCGAGGCCGTGGCTGCGCGTACGCAAGTGACGAACCTGCTCCGTTCGGCCCAGAAGGCCACCCATGCTGCCCACCAGCTCGCCCTGCACGATCAGGCGGCACTCAACTCGCTGAAGGCGCAGGAGGCGCAGATCATCGCGCGGATCCTCGCGCAGTCGGGGAGCGACCTCCACCGGGACGGCGTCTCCACCAATGGGATGCTGTCGTACCCATTGCTCGGTGGCGGCGTCCTCACCTCGCCGTACGGCTACCGGATCAACCCGATCTGGGGCTATTACGGTCTGCACGACGGCGACGACTTCGCCGCACCCTGTGGCACCCCGGAGATCGCGGTCCAGTCGGGCCGGGTCGTCTCGGAGTACTACTCCTCGGTCTGGGGCAACCGGTTGTTCCTTGACCTCGGCTACATCGACGGCCACAACTTCACCGTGATCTACAACCACATGGCGCGGTACGCGGTCGGCGTGGGCGCCATCGTGACCCGCGGCCAGACGGTGGGGTACGAAGGCACCACGGGCTGGTCGACGGGCTGCCACATCCACTTCACGGTCATGCGTGACGGGGTCGCCGTCGACCCGATGCACTACATCGCCTGA
- the ftsX gene encoding permease-like cell division protein FtsX → MAIRYVLTELRQGLRRNISMHLAVVITLLVSMTLAGVGYLLLKQAQQADHDLGGKLQITVYMCTGVPEGRTKNCIQEVTPTQKALIESTLSHNPYVGSVQYESPQDLYNTWKREKLAGVTGPNPVVTVAAAPASFRISMNDAHHVQAIIDSVLTLPGVMRVNDQRDLVARILGVLDATMGMALAAAAALVVGALLLVSNTVRLAAFARRREISIMRLVGASSLYIMLPFLLEVLVAALIGGGLAVAALAGVEYFGIQRGLAPHIQFMSWVGWHDWGVGSAYVIALSVVLSVVPALLMTRRYVKV, encoded by the coding sequence ATGGCGATCCGTTACGTACTCACCGAGCTGCGACAGGGCCTGCGGCGCAACATCTCGATGCACCTCGCGGTGGTCATCACCCTGCTGGTGTCGATGACGCTGGCCGGCGTCGGCTACCTGCTGTTGAAGCAGGCCCAGCAGGCTGACCACGACCTCGGTGGCAAGCTCCAGATCACCGTCTACATGTGTACGGGCGTCCCGGAGGGTCGTACGAAGAACTGCATCCAGGAGGTCACGCCGACCCAGAAGGCGCTGATCGAGTCGACGCTGTCTCACAACCCGTACGTCGGCAGCGTCCAGTACGAGTCGCCACAGGACCTCTACAACACGTGGAAGCGCGAGAAGCTCGCCGGCGTCACTGGCCCCAATCCGGTCGTGACCGTTGCGGCCGCTCCGGCATCGTTCCGGATCTCGATGAACGATGCTCACCACGTTCAGGCGATCATCGACTCCGTGCTGACCCTTCCGGGGGTCATGCGCGTCAACGATCAACGTGACCTGGTCGCCCGGATCCTCGGCGTTCTCGACGCGACCATGGGGATGGCGCTGGCTGCGGCCGCCGCGCTCGTCGTCGGAGCGCTCCTGCTGGTGTCGAACACCGTGAGGCTGGCGGCGTTCGCCCGACGTCGTGAGATCAGCATCATGCGGCTCGTCGGCGCCTCCTCGCTCTACATCATGTTGCCGTTCCTGCTCGAGGTGTTGGTTGCGGCGCTGATCGGTGGCGGGCTGGCGGTCGCCGCGTTGGCCGGCGTGGAGTACTTCGGCATCCAGCGGGGCCTCGCGCCGCACATCCAGTTCATGTCCTGGGTCGGATGGCACGACTGGGGTGTGGGGTCGGCGTACGTGATCGCGCTCAGCGTCGTGCTGTCTGTGGTGCCGGCGCTGCTGATGACACGGCGGTACGTGAAGGTCTGA
- the ftsE gene encoding cell division ATP-binding protein FtsE has protein sequence MIRFEKVTKSYPGTGRPALDQVSLDLDKGEFVFLVGQSGSGKSTALRLILRETRPTNGRVYVAGKEINRLAGWKVPRLRRQIGTVFQDFRLLQNKTVAENVAFAMQVTGHTREEIARRIPETLELVGLDGTAERMPDELSGGEQQRVAIARAFVNKPMILIADEPTGNLDPATTIGIMNILERINSTGTTVLMATHDATIVDQMLKRVIELDEGRIVRDESRGAYDSPA, from the coding sequence GTGATTCGCTTCGAAAAGGTCACCAAGAGCTATCCGGGGACCGGCCGTCCTGCGCTGGACCAGGTCAGTCTCGACCTCGACAAGGGGGAGTTCGTCTTCCTCGTCGGTCAGTCCGGATCGGGCAAGTCGACTGCTCTGCGACTCATCCTCCGCGAGACCCGCCCGACCAACGGTCGGGTGTACGTGGCCGGCAAGGAGATCAACCGGTTGGCCGGTTGGAAGGTGCCTCGGCTGCGCCGCCAGATCGGCACCGTGTTCCAGGACTTCCGGTTGCTGCAGAACAAGACCGTCGCCGAGAACGTCGCCTTCGCGATGCAGGTGACAGGTCACACCCGCGAGGAGATCGCACGCCGGATCCCCGAGACGCTCGAACTCGTCGGTCTGGACGGCACCGCTGAGCGGATGCCCGACGAACTCTCCGGTGGTGAGCAGCAGCGCGTCGCCATCGCCCGCGCCTTCGTCAACAAGCCGATGATCCTGATCGCCGATGAGCCCACCGGCAACCTCGACCCGGCGACCACGATCGGCATCATGAACATCCTGGAGCGCATCAACAGCACCGGTACGACCGTGCTGATGGCGACCCACGACGCCACCATCGTCGACCAGATGCTCAAGCGGGTGATCGAGCTCGACGAGGGGCGCATCGTGCGCGACGAGTCCCGCGGCGCGTACGACTCCCCGGCCTGA
- the prfB gene encoding peptide chain release factor 2 translates to MAATDFDAELKQLRATLHTVEQVLDLGAMKAEIDVLGEQTAAADFWNDQAAAQKVTSKLSMLNGEVDRFESLASRVDDLEVLVELAQEEGDADTLGEADADLGRIRKDVEALEVRTLLSGEYDVREAIVSIRSGAGGVDAADFAEQLMRMYSRWAERHKYPVEVFDVSYAEEAGIKSAEFAIHAPYAYGTLSVEAGTHRMVRISPFDNQGRRQTSFAAVEVVPVLEQTDEIEVDENDIRTDVFRSGGPGGQSVNTTDSAVRLTHIPTGIVVSCQNEKSQLQNKASAMVVLKAKLLAKKKAEEAALKKDLKGDVAASWGDQMRNYVLNPYQLVKDLRTGQESGNPSAVLDGEIDDFIEAGIRWRRSGS, encoded by the coding sequence GTGGCTGCCACCGATTTTGATGCCGAGCTGAAGCAGCTCCGAGCGACCCTTCACACCGTCGAGCAGGTGCTGGACCTCGGTGCGATGAAGGCCGAGATCGACGTGCTGGGCGAGCAGACGGCCGCCGCCGATTTCTGGAACGACCAGGCCGCTGCGCAGAAGGTCACGTCCAAGCTCTCCATGCTCAATGGCGAGGTGGACAGGTTCGAGTCGCTGGCCAGCCGCGTCGATGACCTGGAAGTGCTCGTCGAGCTCGCTCAGGAAGAGGGCGACGCCGACACCCTCGGGGAGGCTGACGCCGACCTCGGTCGCATCCGCAAGGACGTGGAGGCCCTCGAGGTCCGCACCCTGCTGTCCGGTGAGTACGACGTCCGTGAGGCGATCGTGTCGATCCGCTCCGGCGCCGGCGGCGTCGACGCTGCGGACTTCGCCGAGCAGTTGATGCGGATGTACTCGCGCTGGGCCGAGCGCCACAAATACCCCGTCGAGGTCTTCGACGTCTCCTACGCCGAGGAGGCCGGCATCAAGTCGGCCGAGTTCGCGATCCACGCGCCGTACGCGTACGGGACCCTGTCGGTCGAGGCCGGCACCCACCGCATGGTCCGGATCTCACCGTTCGACAACCAGGGCCGTCGACAGACGTCGTTCGCGGCCGTCGAGGTCGTCCCCGTGCTCGAGCAGACCGACGAGATCGAGGTCGACGAGAACGACATCCGTACCGATGTGTTCCGCTCCGGTGGCCCAGGTGGTCAGTCGGTCAACACCACTGACTCCGCCGTCCGCCTCACGCACATCCCGACGGGCATCGTCGTCTCCTGCCAGAACGAGAAGTCGCAGCTGCAGAACAAGGCGTCCGCGATGGTCGTCCTCAAGGCCAAGCTGCTCGCGAAGAAGAAGGCCGAGGAAGCCGCGCTCAAGAAGGACCTCAAGGGCGACGTGGCCGCCTCCTGGGGTGACCAGATGCGCAACTACGTCCTCAACCCGTACCAGTTGGTCAAGGACCTGCGGACCGGTCAGGAGTCGGGCAACCCGTCGGCTGTTCTCGACGGCGAGATCGATGACTTCATTGAGGCCGGCATCCGCTGGCGCCGCTCGGGATCGTGA
- the ligD gene encoding non-homologous end-joining DNA ligase, with translation MRVEIDGRMVKLSNLDKVLYPQTGTTKGEVLDYYARVAPAILRQLRDRAVTRVRWPHGTGQANFFEKNAPAGTPSWVRTVTVPTSGSRTADQREGTLTFPVADDLATLTWMANLAALELHVHQWRVDDSGEPVGADRIVIDLDPGAPAGLQECSQVALLVRDTLAGHGLTAIPVLSGSKGLHLYATLPAPAEPEVATGIAKAIADGLEVSHPRLVTATMTKARRAGKVFVDWSQNSGSKTTLAPWSLRGGDRPTAAAPVSWAEVEAGAEDPLGLEQMDFREVVRRLETFGDPFDQANDG, from the coding sequence ATGCGCGTCGAGATCGACGGCCGGATGGTGAAGTTGAGCAACCTGGACAAGGTGCTCTATCCGCAGACCGGCACCACCAAGGGGGAGGTGCTCGACTACTACGCCCGGGTTGCGCCAGCGATCCTGCGGCAGTTGCGCGATCGAGCCGTGACTCGTGTCCGGTGGCCGCACGGCACCGGACAGGCCAACTTCTTCGAGAAGAACGCCCCGGCCGGCACGCCGAGTTGGGTACGCACCGTCACGGTCCCGACGTCGGGGAGCCGGACCGCTGACCAACGCGAGGGCACGCTCACCTTTCCGGTCGCCGATGATCTGGCCACCCTCACCTGGATGGCCAACCTGGCTGCGCTCGAGCTGCACGTCCACCAGTGGCGAGTCGACGACTCCGGAGAACCCGTCGGCGCAGACCGGATCGTGATCGACCTCGACCCCGGTGCCCCGGCCGGGCTCCAGGAGTGCTCGCAGGTTGCCCTGCTCGTACGCGACACGCTCGCAGGCCACGGACTCACCGCGATCCCGGTCCTGAGCGGATCCAAGGGCCTCCACCTGTACGCGACCCTGCCCGCGCCCGCTGAACCGGAGGTGGCGACCGGCATCGCCAAGGCGATCGCCGATGGCCTGGAGGTCAGCCACCCGAGGCTCGTCACCGCCACGATGACGAAGGCTCGACGCGCCGGGAAGGTCTTCGTCGACTGGTCCCAGAACTCCGGCTCGAAGACCACGCTCGCGCCGTGGTCACTGCGTGGGGGAGACCGACCAACTGCCGCAGCGCCGGTGAGCTGGGCCGAGGTTGAGGCGGGGGCCGAGGATCCGCTCGGATTGGAGCAGATGGACTTCCGCGAGGTCGTACGCAGGCTGGAGACCTTCGGCGATCCGTTCGACCAGGCGAACGACGGGTAG
- a CDS encoding ATP-dependent DNA ligase, translated as MPALLPMLATAGTHVPGGPEWAHEFKWDGIRLLVDCTDDGVRMTTRNGNDRTASWPSIVVHPGYDVLVDGEVVAFAPDGRPHLGALGGGAQAQLMVFDLLRLHGQDTTGLPWSARRQLLDSLDLGAWELPEVHDDGAMLLEFTRTHGIEGIVSKRRESAYEPGVRSKNWLKFVHRHRDSYVVGGWRPQVGTADRLASLLVGQVTDAGLLYRGRVGSGISSRDSVALKALLQPIADSPFADEVPKLDAKGTTWVAPAVIVDVESHGPAVHRLRQPSFIGVRTDL; from the coding sequence ATGCCCGCGCTGTTGCCGATGCTCGCAACCGCCGGCACGCATGTCCCGGGTGGTCCGGAGTGGGCTCATGAGTTCAAGTGGGACGGCATCCGGCTGCTGGTCGACTGCACCGACGACGGAGTGCGGATGACCACCCGGAACGGCAACGACCGGACGGCCAGTTGGCCGTCGATCGTGGTGCATCCCGGATACGACGTCCTGGTGGACGGTGAGGTGGTCGCGTTCGCGCCTGACGGGCGACCGCACCTCGGTGCCCTGGGCGGCGGGGCGCAGGCTCAGCTGATGGTCTTCGACCTGCTGCGATTGCACGGGCAGGACACGACCGGCCTCCCGTGGTCGGCGCGCCGTCAATTGTTGGACAGCCTCGATCTCGGGGCCTGGGAGTTGCCCGAGGTGCACGACGACGGCGCGATGCTGCTCGAGTTCACTCGTACCCACGGGATCGAGGGCATCGTCTCCAAGCGGCGTGAGAGTGCGTACGAGCCCGGCGTGCGGTCGAAGAACTGGCTCAAGTTCGTCCATCGTCACCGGGATTCGTACGTTGTCGGCGGCTGGCGACCGCAGGTCGGCACGGCAGATCGACTGGCCTCGTTGCTGGTGGGTCAGGTCACCGATGCCGGCCTGCTCTACAGAGGTCGGGTGGGAAGTGGGATCAGCAGCCGGGACTCCGTCGCACTGAAGGCGCTGCTGCAGCCGATCGCGGACAGCCCATTCGCCGACGAGGTCCCGAAGTTGGACGCGAAAGGCACCACGTGGGTCGCGCCAGCGGTCATAGTCGACGTCGAGTCCCACGGTCCGGCGGTCCATCGGTTGCGGCAGCCGAGTTTCATCGGAGTCAGGACAGACCTGTGA
- the ku gene encoding non-homologous end joining protein Ku, whose product MRAIWKGAVSFGLVNVPVRVYSATESHDVSFRQVHEADGGRIKYQRVCSIDGAEVPYSEIAKGFETEDGDLVVLTDQDMKDLPSNSTREIAVQKFVPADQIDPLLFEKSYYLEPDQTAAKPYALLRQALLDADRMAVVTVALRQRTTTAVLRVRDDVIVLQTMMWPDEIRTPDFAIDAGAPTDAEVQMAHLLVDTLAGDFHSEDYEDDYATAVQEMVTAKIEGGEVRRTPESTPTTGEVVDLLAALQRSVAAAREARGEAS is encoded by the coding sequence ATGCGTGCGATCTGGAAGGGTGCCGTCTCCTTCGGCCTCGTCAACGTTCCGGTACGGGTCTACTCCGCCACCGAGTCCCACGACGTCTCGTTCCGACAGGTGCACGAGGCTGACGGCGGCCGGATCAAGTACCAGCGGGTCTGCTCGATCGACGGCGCCGAGGTGCCGTACTCGGAGATCGCCAAAGGGTTCGAGACCGAGGACGGCGACCTGGTCGTCCTGACCGATCAGGACATGAAGGATCTGCCGTCGAACTCGACCCGTGAGATCGCGGTGCAGAAGTTCGTACCCGCCGATCAGATCGACCCGCTGCTCTTCGAGAAGTCGTACTACCTGGAGCCGGACCAGACAGCGGCCAAGCCGTACGCACTCCTGCGTCAGGCGCTGCTGGATGCCGACCGGATGGCCGTGGTCACGGTGGCGCTGCGGCAGCGGACGACGACGGCCGTGCTGCGCGTACGCGATGACGTGATCGTGCTCCAGACGATGATGTGGCCAGACGAGATCCGTACGCCCGACTTCGCGATCGATGCCGGCGCGCCCACCGACGCCGAGGTCCAGATGGCCCACCTCCTGGTCGACACCCTGGCCGGGGACTTCCACTCCGAGGACTACGAGGACGACTACGCGACGGCGGTCCAGGAGATGGTGACCGCCAAGATCGAGGGCGGCGAGGTGCGGCGTACGCCCGAATCGACCCCGACGACCGGCGAGGTCGTCGATCTTCTCGCCGCGCTGCAGCGCTCGGTTGCCGCCGCGCGAGAGGCCCGCGGCGAGGCTTCCTGA
- a CDS encoding DUF2505 domain-containing protein, producing MAKTMTLEFEYAAAEATVLGLLKDPAFRESVCEAQHATSHTVAVEGDVVEIRYTQPVRGLPAFATKFVGDSVEIHQREVWSGQRATFELSLPGKPGDITGTRTLSTQGSGSREVFSVIAKVSVPLVGGKLEDLILQIFKKGAEREHRTALAELGG from the coding sequence ATGGCCAAGACCATGACGTTGGAGTTCGAGTACGCGGCGGCCGAAGCCACCGTTCTCGGGTTGCTGAAGGACCCGGCCTTCCGGGAGTCGGTCTGTGAGGCGCAGCATGCGACCTCCCACACCGTTGCGGTCGAGGGCGACGTCGTCGAGATCCGCTACACCCAACCCGTCCGTGGGCTACCCGCCTTCGCCACGAAGTTCGTGGGCGATTCGGTCGAGATCCACCAGCGCGAGGTCTGGTCCGGTCAGCGGGCGACCTTCGAGTTGTCGCTCCCGGGAAAGCCGGGCGACATCACCGGCACCAGGACCCTCAGCACTCAGGGCAGCGGGTCACGCGAGGTCTTCAGCGTGATCGCGAAAGTCTCGGTGCCGCTGGTCGGCGGCAAGTTGGAGGACCTGATCCTGCAGATCTTCAAGAAGGGCGCCGAGCGCGAGCATCGCACCGCGCTCGCAGAGCTCGGCGGCTGA
- a CDS encoding DUF6912 family protein, with the protein MTRIYVPATIDELSQWHAAGSVPAAAFADAYEAPDETEEGEYAALMSAADASAERLAGPGRRLVLVVDAGAAAPVPFREVLAVHADLDERPADADADEDLAWFGVQEIPALLG; encoded by the coding sequence ATGACGCGTATCTACGTGCCGGCCACGATCGACGAGTTGTCGCAGTGGCACGCCGCTGGCTCGGTCCCGGCGGCTGCCTTTGCGGACGCGTACGAGGCACCTGACGAGACCGAGGAGGGCGAGTACGCCGCCCTGATGTCGGCTGCGGATGCCTCGGCCGAACGTCTCGCCGGCCCCGGACGGCGCTTGGTGCTCGTCGTGGATGCGGGTGCGGCGGCCCCGGTGCCGTTCCGGGAGGTGCTGGCCGTCCATGCCGATCTCGACGAGCGCCCGGCGGATGCTGATGCCGACGAGGATCTGGCTTGGTTCGGGGTCCAGGAGATCCCGGCGTTGTTGGGGTGA